AACTCCCGAGCCGATGAGTCTGTTGTCGCTGGCTGGTCGGGTGCGCTGCGCCGCGACGTCGGAATTCAAGTCGACCACGCGCTGCGGCGCTGGCTGATATGGACCGTCAAGGCCGGCTACGGACTCGACGACTACATCAGCAATACGTGCTGCGGCAACGGCGATCCGCGCGTCGACAAGCGCGTCTCGCTCGGCTCGGCGATCACCTACAAGCTGAGCCGTGAGCTCTGGCTCAAGGGCGAGTACCGCTACGACACGCTGTGGTCCAACGCCACGAACGTCGATTATCACTCCCATGCCTTCCTGGTCGGGTTGAAGTTGCAGCGCTGACACGGCATCGTCCTCGCACAAAAGCATGGCGAGGATGGAAATGGCCGAGTTAGCTCAATCCGAAGGTGAACCGAACGTGCGGCGCTGGACCGAACAGCGCTGGGTGCTCGACAACGTGCTGCGTTCGGTCGGCATCGACTGGGACCAGCCGCGCTCGTTCTATCTGAACGCCGCCTGCGGCATCGAAGGCTCGGCGGATTTCGCAGCGATCCGTGAGCGGGTGAAGAAATACGCCGATATCGAGCCGGCCTTCGCCAACACGGCGCGGCGGCGCGAGGCCAAGGCGCAGGCCGCCGAGCAGGACGGCTCGCCCATCACGGCGCGCGACAACTACTTCATGGCGGCGATCCATTGGGGCTCGGCCCAATGGTCGCGGCACGAGAACGACGAGACCAATCTCGCCTACAACAAGAGCAAGCGCGACTGCTACACGAACTACGTGCGGCTCGCCGCCCACAAGATCGAGCCGGTGTTCATCCCGTTCAAGGGCAAGACGCTGCCCGGCTGGTTTCATCTGCCGCCGAATTACTCTGGCGGCCGCATCCCTGTGGTGATCTCGTTTCCCGGCATGGACACCTACAAGGAGGTGTTCGTCGCGCTCAAAGGCGACCGCTGGCTCGAACGCGGCATCGCGGTGCTGGCGCTCGACGGGCCGGGGCAGGCGGAATGCCGCGTGCTCGGATTGACCGTCAGCATGGAGAACTGGACGG
The Rhodoplanes sp. Z2-YC6860 genome window above contains:
- a CDS encoding alpha/beta hydrolase family protein; the protein is MAELAQSEGEPNVRRWTEQRWVLDNVLRSVGIDWDQPRSFYLNAACGIEGSADFAAIRERVKKYADIEPAFANTARRREAKAQAAEQDGSPITARDNYFMAAIHWGSAQWSRHENDETNLAYNKSKRDCYTNYVRLAAHKIEPVFIPFKGKTLPGWFHLPPNYSGGRIPVVISFPGMDTYKEVFVALKGDRWLERGIAVLALDGPGQAECRVLGLTVSMENWTAAGKAAVDWLVERPEIDPQKIGAFGNSFGSFFVTIVTANEPRICACIANSNNLEPGFHAIFDEASPSYKKRFMYMAGFTDEAKFDAFRKTMTWEGQAEKIRVPYLCVSGEWDELSPMMHTERMLKTMSNPRRLVVYQEARHAIGACPSVNLGPYPPTMVADWMAQRFAGLPMANERWYVDNTGAVTKTAL